One genomic region from Spirulina subsalsa PCC 9445 encodes:
- the cmr1 gene encoding type III-B CRISPR module RAMP protein Cmr1, giving the protein MEIKIQTLTPLWTGGVDGKCDRLYETGILGSLRWWMEVLVRGVGGEVCDSTAEGDRNSLDMKKYRESKATDQRQKLRDGGLTCDVSHIFGATGWKRQFRLSITDVQETLKWDKPLKITPQDRTRGWFLNPGWLGEFTLNFHGNSNTLAKLYTLLKFLEVYGSLGARPQLGYGAFRIINIKNVPHIEASCFDYPRSDQTKITEFPDLRTFTFFKLRFTPKNLNWWHTVPGIKELRTNRQSWGELEKIARNGMIPTTPALKNYLRYGCNWSNPPLLHWLFGTIRKDERLRGKVAFSWAYRLENTDEWEIRGWMYLPQDKEGKVFRRDIINVFQENLSQTRNCLQALGLTATDYRTAQLNIFPTPNPWQPHSISEMQSFLSSIVHEETNHDQEY; this is encoded by the coding sequence ATGGAGATTAAGATTCAGACGTTAACACCCCTCTGGACTGGTGGGGTTGATGGGAAGTGCGATCGCCTCTACGAAACCGGAATTCTCGGCAGTCTACGCTGGTGGATGGAAGTGCTGGTGCGGGGTGTGGGAGGAGAGGTGTGTGATTCAACAGCAGAAGGCGATCGTAATAGCCTAGACATGAAAAAATATCGTGAATCTAAAGCAACAGATCAGCGTCAAAAATTGCGCGATGGTGGATTGACTTGTGATGTTTCCCATATCTTCGGAGCAACAGGCTGGAAACGGCAATTTCGACTCAGTATTACAGATGTTCAGGAAACTCTGAAATGGGACAAGCCTTTAAAAATAACACCCCAAGATCGCACTCGTGGCTGGTTTCTCAATCCGGGCTGGTTAGGAGAGTTTACCCTTAATTTTCATGGAAACTCAAACACTTTAGCCAAACTCTATACTCTATTAAAATTTTTAGAAGTTTATGGTAGTTTGGGTGCAAGACCCCAGCTAGGTTATGGAGCTTTTCGTATCATCAACATTAAAAATGTACCACACATTGAAGCATCTTGTTTTGACTATCCAAGGAGTGATCAAACAAAAATCACAGAATTTCCTGATCTAAGAACATTTACCTTCTTTAAACTTCGCTTTACACCTAAAAATTTAAATTGGTGGCATACTGTTCCCGGAATTAAGGAACTGCGAACGAATCGTCAAAGTTGGGGAGAATTGGAGAAAATAGCAAGGAATGGAATGATTCCTACAACTCCTGCCCTCAAAAATTACCTCCGTTATGGGTGTAACTGGTCTAATCCCCCTTTACTTCATTGGCTTTTTGGTACAATCCGAAAAGATGAAAGGCTACGCGGTAAAGTCGCATTTAGTTGGGCTTATCGTTTAGAGAATACAGATGAATGGGAAATTCGAGGTTGGATGTATTTACCCCAAGACAAAGAGGGAAAAGTTTTTCGCCGTGATATCATTAATGTATTTCAAGAGAACCTTAGTCAAACGCGAAATTGCTTACAAGCACTAGGCTTAACTGCTACAGATTATCGGACGGCTCAACTTAATATATTCCCCACACCAAATCCTTGGCAACCTCATTCAATTTCAGAGATGCAATCTTTTTTGTCCAGTATAGTTCACGAGGAAACAAATCATGATCAAGAGTATTGA
- a CDS encoding AAA family ATPase yields MIKSIDIKGFRGIESGAINKFRQFNIFVGANNSGKSAVMEAIYLASTVNQEVGLVRQVDEVTLSNTVLLAEQDLLNNNPLNLIVSKHSDSTGLLNFSREKDAIVSINVKDSKAVLQKFDLDWSEKKLPSEKLPNDRLFLFGFDIKKNQNNLTDEHLDEDFFKLFWQHTKKLANKTRTVFWWYPDLTYYYKGSAVWSIEGQPPAAKHTLFCDTSMVQSYIPIDFYRQVLNEVPGWTQRIAKHFGTIFEITDPFTVQFVPITGYPDRLQGWIAREDKPALSIDAFGDGARAAFKLLVPLVVMAEMATEEEPGLLLWEEPEAFQNPQTLGNLLREVVKMIQDKPIQVFISTHNLEFLAYITQMMENKHLNSEKTMAFHLSLSDGQLRSSWFDQDTLLTWLDSGIDPRAWKDFIPPFQFQLQEK; encoded by the coding sequence ATGATCAAGAGTATTGATATTAAAGGATTTCGAGGAATTGAGTCTGGTGCTATCAATAAATTCAGACAATTCAATATTTTTGTCGGGGCAAATAATTCTGGAAAGTCTGCCGTGATGGAAGCTATTTATTTAGCAAGTACAGTCAATCAAGAAGTTGGATTAGTGAGACAAGTAGATGAGGTTACGCTATCCAATACGGTACTGCTTGCTGAACAAGATTTGTTAAATAATAATCCGTTAAATCTAATTGTAAGTAAACATAGTGATTCAACAGGTTTACTCAATTTTAGTAGAGAAAAAGATGCTATTGTTAGTATCAATGTAAAAGATTCAAAAGCAGTATTGCAAAAGTTCGATTTAGATTGGAGCGAAAAAAAATTACCCAGTGAAAAATTGCCAAATGATCGTCTTTTTTTGTTTGGTTTTGATATCAAAAAAAATCAAAACAATTTAACTGATGAACATTTAGATGAGGACTTTTTTAAACTATTTTGGCAGCATACAAAAAAATTAGCAAATAAAACTAGAACTGTATTTTGGTGGTATCCAGATTTAACTTATTATTATAAGGGTAGTGCAGTTTGGTCAATAGAAGGTCAACCGCCTGCCGCAAAACATACCTTGTTTTGTGACACATCAATGGTGCAAAGTTACATCCCTATTGATTTTTACCGTCAAGTCCTTAACGAAGTTCCGGGCTGGACACAACGAATTGCCAAACATTTCGGCACAATTTTTGAAATCACAGACCCTTTTACAGTTCAATTTGTCCCAATTACGGGTTATCCTGATCGTTTACAAGGTTGGATTGCTCGTGAAGACAAACCCGCTCTTTCCATTGATGCCTTTGGCGATGGTGCAAGGGCAGCATTTAAGCTTTTAGTCCCCCTCGTTGTCATGGCAGAAATGGCAACAGAAGAAGAACCCGGACTCTTATTATGGGAAGAACCGGAAGCCTTCCAAAATCCTCAAACCTTGGGCAATCTTTTAAGAGAAGTAGTCAAAATGATTCAGGATAAACCCATTCAAGTTTTCATTTCTACTCATAATTTAGAATTCCTTGCGTACATTACCCAAATGATGGAAAATAAACACCTAAATTCTGAAAAAACAATGGCTTTTCATTTAAGCTTATCTGATGGTCAACTAAGATCATCTTGGTTTGATCAAGATACTTTATTAACATGGCTTGATTCAGGTATTGATCCTCGTGCGTGGAAAGACTTTATTCCACCCTTTCAATTTCAGCTACAGGAAAAATAA